The proteins below come from a single Lepeophtheirus salmonis chromosome 4, UVic_Lsal_1.4, whole genome shotgun sequence genomic window:
- the LOC121115890 gene encoding uncharacterized protein isoform X2 produces the protein MRYLFYTFYLFIYVKAIKHHDDYGIEDPPPQHNWEEPKNRKVCFRIQDYYKSHCFDKWSPLVIIGAQSVSIKKSREERLRVACRLLTDTLQKCLIYFNELCSFKYQKSFGMEIEFTSISLGIATRAALRNFVDEWRSKKLGSDIRLCTSYGGQCEAPDHLELCSEANTPLSWAIFPSILVNIIVNYIL, from the exons ATGAGATACCTCTTCTATACATTTTACTTGTTCATTTACGTAAAAGCCATTAAACATCACGATGACTATGGTATTGAAG aTCCTCCGCCACAGCACA ATTGGGAAGAACCCAAAAATCGAAAAGTTTGTTTCCGGATTCAAGATTATTACAAATCTCATTGCTTCGACAAATGGTCAC CTCTAGTTATAATTGGTGCCCAATCTGTGAG TATCAAAAAGAGCAGAGAAGAACGTCTACGTGTGGCTTGTCGCTTATTAACAGatacattacaaaaatgtcTCATCTATTTCAACGAGCTATGTAGTTTTaagtatcaaaaaagttttggaatgGAGATAGAATTTACTTCAATTAGTTTAG gAATAGCAACTAGAGCAGCACTCAGGAATTTTGTAGATGAGTGGAGATCGAAAAAATTGGGCTCAG ATATTCGTCTGTGCACGTCCTATGGAGGTCAATGTGAGGCACCAGATCACTTGGAATTATGTTCAGAGGCAAATACACCTCTAAGTTGGGCCATATTTCCCTCAATCCTCGTCAATATCATTGTcaactatattttatga
- the LOC121115890 gene encoding uncharacterized protein isoform X1 yields MRYLFYTFYLFIYVKAIKHHDDYGIEDPPPQHNWEEPKNRKVCFRIQDYYKSHCFDKWSLDMTPSILNYGYNTGTNRRTNSLDADQGQVQRKALVIIGAQSVSIKKSREERLRVACRLLTDTLQKCLIYFNELCSFKYQKSFGMEIEFTSISLGIATRAALRNFVDEWRSKKLGSDIRLCTSYGGQCEAPDHLELCSEANTPLSWAIFPSILVNIIVNYIL; encoded by the exons ATGAGATACCTCTTCTATACATTTTACTTGTTCATTTACGTAAAAGCCATTAAACATCACGATGACTATGGTATTGAAG aTCCTCCGCCACAGCACA ATTGGGAAGAACCCAAAAATCGAAAAGTTTGTTTCCGGATTCAAGATTATTACAAATCTCATTGCTTCGACAAATGGTCAC TCGATATGACCCCCTCCATTTTGAATTATGGCTacaatacggggacgaacagaaggACAAATAGCCTTGATGCAGACCAAGGACAAGTTCAAAGAAAAG CTCTAGTTATAATTGGTGCCCAATCTGTGAG TATCAAAAAGAGCAGAGAAGAACGTCTACGTGTGGCTTGTCGCTTATTAACAGatacattacaaaaatgtcTCATCTATTTCAACGAGCTATGTAGTTTTaagtatcaaaaaagttttggaatgGAGATAGAATTTACTTCAATTAGTTTAG gAATAGCAACTAGAGCAGCACTCAGGAATTTTGTAGATGAGTGGAGATCGAAAAAATTGGGCTCAG ATATTCGTCTGTGCACGTCCTATGGAGGTCAATGTGAGGCACCAGATCACTTGGAATTATGTTCAGAGGCAAATACACCTCTAAGTTGGGCCATATTTCCCTCAATCCTCGTCAATATCATTGTcaactatattttatga